The following DNA comes from Streptomyces sp. NBC_00690.
CGACACCACGGTCACCGTGGGCGTCCGTCCTGAGCACTTCGACGTCGTCGAGCACAACGGCGCCGCCGCCCGCTCGCTCTCCAAGGACTCCCAGGACGCGCCGGCCGGTCTCGCGATCTCCGTCAACGTCGTCGAGGAGCTCGGCGCCGACGGTTTCGTGTACGGCTCCGCCGAGGTCGGCGGAGAGTACAAGGACCTGGTCGTCCGCGTCGGCGGTCGTTCCGTGCCCGACAAGGGTGCTGAGCTGCACGTCGTTCCGCGCCCGGACGAGCTGCACGTCTTCGCGACCTCGACCGGTGAGCGCCTCACCAACTGAGTCAGCTGAACGGCTCAACACAGAGTGACGGCCCCGCAGTTCCTGCGGGGCCGTTTCGCGTTTCCCGCCAAAAGCCCCACCGCTCCGGGCATTTCGGTCCCCGCCGTCAACACCGGATTCGAAAGGGCTCGTCGAACCGTCCCCCGCGCGAGTGACTAAATGTCGCCAAATCATCACTGACCGCTACGCTCGCTCGCGTGACCCACTCAGCACGCCGAATCGGCCGCACTCTCGCCCTCGTTCTGCCCGTCGTCCTGGTGCTCTCCGGAACCCTCGCGGTCACCAGCGTCCCGTGGGCAGGCCAGCCGAGCCAGTCCCAGATGCTCACCGCCTCCTCCCAGGACGTCTCCGTACGCGCGAAGCCACGGGCCCCCCAGGACGTCCTGCGCGACCGCCTCCTAGCCGAACTCCAGGAGAAGGACCCGGGCACCGCGCTCACCCACCTCCAGCGCGAGGTGGAAGCCCGTCCCTCACTCGCGCAGCACTGCATGTCCATCGCACGCGCCCTCGGTCGCGCCGCCGTCGAGCGCCTCGGCCCCACTCGCGCCCAGTCCTACTCCAAGCCCGTCTGCGACACCTCCTTCGCCACCGGTGTCGCCGCTCAGACCCAGGGCAGCTGAGCCGCCGGGGCCTCCCGGCCCGCGCCGCATATGGTTCACGGCATGAGTACGCCTACGCATCCGACGCAGGCCGTGGTCCTGGCGGGCGGCCAGGGGTCACGGCTGCGCCCGTACACCGACGACCGCCCCAAGCCGATGGTCGAGATCCCGGGAACCGGGACCCCGATCATCGGCCATCAGCTTTCCTGGCTCGCTGCCGAAGGCGTGACCGACGCGGTCGTCTCCTGCGGCCACCTCGCCGAAGTGCTCCAGGACTGGCTGGAGAACACCGAATTGCCGCTGCGGGTCACCACGGTCGTCGAACCCGAGCCGCTAGGCCGCGGCGGTGGACTCAAATACGCCGCCGCCCGCCTGCCCCGTCCCGACCTGCCCTGGTACGCCACCAACGGCGACATCTGGACCCGGTTCCCCCTGCGTGACATGGCCGCCTTCCACGCCGAGCGGGACGCCGTGGCGACCCTTGCCCTCGCCCGCCCCCGCATTCCCTGGGGAGCCGTGGAAACCGATGCGTTCGGGCACATCACGGACTTCATCGAATCCCCGCCGTCGCCCTTCCTGATCAACGCAGGCGTGTACGTCTTCTCCGCCACCTTCACCGAGCTGCTGCCGGATCGCGGCGACCATGAGCGTACGACGTTCCCCGGACTCGCCCGAGAGCGCCTGCTGGCCGGCTTCCCGCTGCCTCAGGGCGCCTACTGGCGGGCGATCGACACGGCGAAGGACCTGACCGAGGCCGCGAAGGAACTGGCCGCTCAGCGGCCGTCCTCGTAACGCGTACTCGTACGTTCGCCTCCCCTGCCGCACCGGCCTCGCGCCAGCACTTCGGTACGCCCTGGTGGCTGACCCGTCCCCCATGGCTCCGTGCCCCCCGTATGCCCGGGTGGACCTCGACGAAGGCACCCTGAGCCCTCGCCCTCAGGCATGCGAAAGGCGGCCATCGGAGCCTTCCGATGGCCGCCTTCGTGCTGTTCGCGGGCGGGGGCTCAGCCCAGCAGACCGCCGATCACCCGGCCGCTGCCACCGCTTCCCGAACCGCCGCCGGAACCCGAGCCGGAACTGCTCGTGGACCCCGGGTCCTCGGCACTGCTGTCCGTGGCGCCGGTGCCACCGCTGCCACCCCCGGACGACGACGGCCCCGAAGTGCCCGACGGTGCCTGCTGGGCGGGCTCCGAGCGGGTCGGAGGCTCCTGGGCGCCACCGCCCGTACCCCGCGGCTCGCTGGCCCTCTCCTGGGCCTCCCGGGCCGGCTCACGGGCCTTCTCCCCGGACGGCGTCGTCTGTTCCTTCTTCGGCGT
Coding sequences within:
- a CDS encoding nucleotidyltransferase family protein, whose translation is MSTPTHPTQAVVLAGGQGSRLRPYTDDRPKPMVEIPGTGTPIIGHQLSWLAAEGVTDAVVSCGHLAEVLQDWLENTELPLRVTTVVEPEPLGRGGGLKYAAARLPRPDLPWYATNGDIWTRFPLRDMAAFHAERDAVATLALARPRIPWGAVETDAFGHITDFIESPPSPFLINAGVYVFSATFTELLPDRGDHERTTFPGLARERLLAGFPLPQGAYWRAIDTAKDLTEAAKELAAQRPSS